From a region of the Pseudanabaena sp. PCC 7367 genome:
- a CDS encoding type II toxin-antitoxin system RelE/ParE family toxin encodes MKSKRLIISAPAQDDLVNIYTYIAQDNPVAAQQFISDLSRKMYELAELGISGVSREWIRPGLRAFPYCQRCIYFRSYPDRLVVVRVLHGSQDIEQQEFLDN; translated from the coding sequence ATTAAATCTAAACGTCTAATCATTTCCGCCCCTGCCCAGGATGATCTGGTAAATATCTACACTTATATCGCTCAAGACAACCCTGTTGCTGCTCAACAATTCATTAGTGACCTGTCACGAAAGATGTATGAATTGGCAGAGTTGGGTATTTCTGGTGTATCGAGGGAATGGATACGGCCTGGACTAAGAGCTTTTCCATATTGCCAGCGCTGCATTTATTTTCGCTCTTACCCAGATCGCTTGGTAGTGGTGCGTGTTCTTCACGGTAGCCAGGATATTGAGCAACAGGAATTTTTAGATAATTAG
- a CDS encoding type II toxin-antitoxin system RelE/ParE family toxin has translation MGSYRLTQAADEDFENIFDYGIDTFGLAQALKYQNNLKQKFADIATNPLLYPAVEHIRPGYRRCVYESHAIYYVFDDLGVLIVRILGQQDPGTAF, from the coding sequence ATGGGCAGCTATAGATTAACACAGGCCGCTGATGAGGATTTTGAGAATATCTTTGACTATGGCATTGATACATTTGGCTTAGCCCAGGCTCTCAAGTATCAAAATAATTTGAAACAGAAATTTGCCGATATAGCCACAAATCCCTTACTTTACCCGGCTGTCGAACATATCCGACCCGGCTACCGTCGCTGCGTTTATGAATCCCATGCCATTTACTATGTGTTTGATGACCTGGGTGTATTGATTGTGCGTATCTTAGGGCAGCAAGATCCAGGCACTGCATTTTAA
- a CDS encoding type IV secretory system conjugative DNA transfer family protein, which produces MLTDRIFASIGSGIIFLASYATLIYLVIRQDPHPLVSGFIGALTIVMGVFQFFSLIIPAVGAYASKGEDGVQRYWIAFFVNITIFLSVAYFFPYLAFVLIFFLPPILASIAFDNYNRAQAVKGRGLINYKMAHRQNQRALPEGDSGLYWGGIAVPTQSAMTHFLVVGASGSGKTITLRLWMQSFLPALASRGRAMIYDAKLDVISILKGMNVRCPTFILNPFDARCVAWDMSGDIITYADIEALAHILIPEEGHKEDPFFRSAVVELVKGVARFFVLQAPGVWTLRDIILTLRSLNTMKTLFSSRPELDFYLELISDKKTAQNIMATVLTKIGRYETVAALWHWDSIYDRPRAKISLTSWSRSNSILVFGKSNTARESLNAINQLIFTRAAQILLDKPEVSHPETFIIFDELPSAGRMDMLPSLCTEGRSKGVSLAIGFQSIKHLEDIYNENIAQTIIGQFRHKAILRLDDPPTAEWASQLVGEVEIRRILEGFSSNRESGGTRSWNESYERHRAVMPSEFLEIWPIDRQTGQGLTGYYLTGNSVYKHYYPTDFISKHLIPSTDSRESFIPRPTNDQVLRPWDSEDLERLNIAHLIMPHESLLSGDLVDFDEFEEDSEDDDEDYIDVDFGFEDDEDEVYELQ; this is translated from the coding sequence ATGCTTACTGATAGAATTTTTGCCAGTATCGGTTCTGGCATCATTTTTTTGGCATCCTATGCCACTTTAATCTATCTGGTCATACGCCAAGATCCACATCCACTCGTGTCTGGTTTTATCGGTGCATTGACGATCGTGATGGGTGTCTTCCAGTTTTTCAGTCTAATCATCCCTGCTGTTGGAGCCTATGCATCCAAGGGGGAGGATGGTGTTCAGCGCTATTGGATTGCCTTTTTTGTCAATATCACAATCTTCCTATCAGTCGCTTATTTCTTTCCCTATCTGGCTTTTGTACTCATTTTCTTTCTTCCTCCTATTCTCGCTTCGATCGCGTTTGATAACTATAATCGTGCCCAGGCGGTTAAGGGCAGAGGACTAATCAACTATAAAATGGCGCATCGGCAAAATCAGCGGGCGCTGCCTGAAGGTGATTCTGGACTCTATTGGGGTGGTATTGCGGTTCCCACCCAGTCAGCGATGACTCATTTCCTGGTGGTTGGTGCATCCGGCAGTGGCAAAACCATTACCCTACGACTCTGGATGCAATCGTTCCTGCCTGCATTGGCTTCACGGGGTCGGGCGATGATTTACGATGCCAAGCTGGATGTGATCTCCATCCTCAAAGGCATGAATGTCAGGTGTCCTACGTTTATACTCAATCCTTTTGATGCTCGCTGTGTGGCCTGGGATATGTCTGGCGATATTATTACCTATGCTGATATTGAAGCGCTGGCACATATCTTGATTCCTGAGGAAGGCCATAAAGAAGATCCCTTTTTTCGCAGTGCGGTCGTTGAGCTGGTTAAGGGGGTAGCCAGATTCTTTGTCCTCCAAGCGCCTGGGGTGTGGACGCTCAGGGATATTATTTTAACTCTGCGCTCTCTCAATACGATGAAGACTTTATTCAGTAGCAGGCCGGAGTTGGATTTCTATCTTGAGCTGATCTCAGATAAGAAAACGGCTCAGAATATTATGGCTACTGTGCTTACGAAAATTGGCCGCTATGAGACGGTAGCTGCACTCTGGCATTGGGATAGTATTTATGATCGGCCACGAGCCAAAATCAGTTTAACCAGTTGGTCAAGGAGTAATTCGATCCTGGTATTTGGTAAGAGTAATACGGCCCGCGAATCACTCAATGCGATCAATCAGTTGATTTTTACCAGGGCGGCCCAAATACTATTGGATAAGCCGGAGGTTAGTCATCCTGAGACGTTTATCATCTTTGATGAGCTGCCCAGTGCGGGCCGGATGGATATGCTGCCATCACTCTGCACAGAAGGCCGCTCAAAAGGCGTATCTCTGGCGATCGGGTTTCAGTCGATTAAGCATTTGGAGGACATCTACAATGAAAATATCGCCCAGACTATTATTGGTCAGTTTCGACATAAGGCAATTTTGCGCTTAGATGATCCGCCTACGGCTGAATGGGCTTCTCAGCTAGTTGGCGAAGTAGAAATTCGTCGTATTTTAGAGGGGTTTTCCAGTAATCGTGAATCTGGTGGCACTCGCTCTTGGAATGAGTCCTATGAAAGGCATCGTGCAGTCATGCCTTCTGAATTCCTGGAAATTTGGCCGATTGATCGGCAGACTGGTCAGGGCCTGACTGGTTATTATTTAACTGGTAATTCGGTCTACAAGCATTACTATCCCACTGATTTCATCAGTAAGCATCTCATTCCTAGTACGGACAGCCGCGAGAGCTTTATCCCTAGACCCACCAATGACCAGGTGTTGCGCCCCTGGGATAGTGAGGATCTAGAACGGCTGAATATTGCACATCTGATCATGCCCCATGAATCTCTGCTGTCAGGCGATTTAGTTGATTTTGATGAGTTTGAGGAGGACTCGGAAGATGATGACGAAGACTATATCGATGTGGATTTTGGGTTTGAAGATGATGAGGATGAAGTCTATGAACTTCAATAA
- a CDS encoding type II toxin-antitoxin system ParD family antitoxin, whose translation MSTNKSYTLGEHYEQFIASQLTNGRFNNASEVVRAGLRMLEDYESKMQQVRALIDEGDAAIAAGDMQAYGSPDQLTDAIIKRGKKQLNLNV comes from the coding sequence ATGAGTACAAATAAAAGCTATACCCTGGGTGAGCATTATGAGCAATTCATTGCTAGCCAATTAACCAATGGCCGCTTTAATAATGCCAGTGAGGTGGTCAGAGCTGGGTTGCGGATGCTGGAGGATTATGAATCTAAAATGCAGCAGGTACGTGCGCTCATTGATGAGGGTGACGCGGCAATTGCGGCGGGCGATATGCAAGCCTATGGCTCTCCTGATCAGTTAACTGATGCCATTATCAAGAGGGGCAAGAAGCAATTAAATCTAAACGTCTAA
- a CDS encoding DUF6753 family protein, with protein sequence MTMTNGSDPNTQWLDQALAGQEAEVKARVLEIILKYKIDPENEFFVIFVALGQLQVLVEDSPQEWQHLFQSFQQELEQWTQTNLSTLEVQSQEAETVTVLAHNTKKLSGLMKRLVNTCLTLTKRLQASNETLQKSIAILDSLNQSLQLQGNRSKTAPPSDQQKLITNLSNTLNTLAHTRQNTTMIGSVSSWLLVINIMTLIGVGYIAHHQMRLTILQSEFGQALENKR encoded by the coding sequence ATGACCATGACTAATGGCAGTGATCCAAATACTCAATGGTTGGATCAGGCGCTGGCTGGACAGGAGGCTGAAGTCAAAGCCCGGGTGCTGGAGATTATTCTTAAATACAAGATTGATCCAGAGAATGAATTCTTCGTCATTTTTGTAGCCTTAGGGCAATTACAAGTCCTGGTGGAGGATAGCCCCCAGGAATGGCAACATCTGTTTCAATCATTTCAACAGGAGCTAGAGCAATGGACGCAAACAAACCTAAGCACTCTGGAAGTGCAATCTCAGGAAGCGGAAACAGTGACGGTACTGGCGCACAACACCAAAAAGCTGAGCGGCTTAATGAAAAGACTCGTCAACACCTGCTTAACGCTGACCAAGAGATTGCAGGCATCGAACGAGACACTGCAGAAATCGATCGCAATCTTAGACAGCTTGAATCAGAGCTTGCAATTACAAGGCAACAGGAGCAAAACCGCACCGCCCAGCGATCAGCAGAAGTTAATCACAAACCTAAGCAACACCCTAAATACTCTCGCGCACACTCGCCAGAATACGACAATGATCGGGAGCGTTAGCTCATGGCTTTTGGTTATCAATATCATGACGTTGATCGGGGTTGGTTATATTGCCCATCATCAAATGCGCCTCACGATTCTCCAAAGTGAATTTGGACAAGCATTAGAAAATAAGCGCTAG
- a CDS encoding nucleotide-binding protein, whose translation MILVCGGTKGGVGKSTIAISLTILRAAQGKDVLLVDADDQGTASDFTAVRNETLSDSSGAGYTSIKLHGAAVRTEVQRLAQKYDDIMIDVGGRDTTGQRAALSIADIVVIPFLPASFDIWALEIMSGLLEEAHAFNDRLKAIAILNRADPQGKDNQEAAAVAKELKSLTYLDAPLGNRKAFRNAASQGLSVTELRPKDAKAIKEITNLYEKIFSIAN comes from the coding sequence ATGATTCTAGTTTGTGGTGGGACTAAAGGTGGTGTAGGGAAATCAACGATCGCTATATCTTTGACAATACTGAGGGCTGCACAGGGTAAAGATGTCTTATTAGTGGATGCTGATGATCAGGGAACAGCATCGGACTTTACTGCTGTTCGCAATGAAACCTTATCTGATAGTAGTGGTGCTGGTTATACATCTATCAAACTACACGGTGCAGCCGTTAGAACAGAAGTTCAACGACTTGCCCAAAAATATGACGATATTATGATTGATGTTGGTGGGCGGGATACAACTGGACAAAGAGCTGCGCTTAGTATCGCTGATATTGTTGTAATTCCATTTCTTCCAGCTAGTTTTGATATTTGGGCATTGGAAATAATGTCTGGCTTACTTGAGGAGGCACATGCTTTTAATGACAGGTTAAAAGCGATCGCCATACTAAACCGTGCAGATCCACAGGGTAAAGATAACCAGGAAGCTGCTGCTGTTGCCAAAGAATTAAAATCGCTGACTTATCTTGATGCCCCACTAGGAAATCGAAAGGCTTTCCGAAATGCTGCATCTCAAGGCTTAAGTGTTACTGAATTAAGACCCAAAGATGCTAAGGCAATTAAAGAAATTACAAATCTATATGAGAAAATTTTTTCGATAGCTAATTAA
- a CDS encoding type II toxin-antitoxin system RelE/ParE family toxin yields the protein MIRTIKHTGLKRLFERDETKGLPADKIKRIKAILFALETATSPEQLNLFPGARVHPLKGDLKGYWSASVSGNWRIIFRYDEGDVYDVDLVDYH from the coding sequence ATGATTCGCACTATAAAACATACTGGTTTAAAACGGCTATTTGAGCGGGATGAGACCAAAGGCCTACCAGCAGACAAAATCAAACGTATTAAAGCGATCTTGTTTGCTCTAGAGACTGCTACAAGCCCTGAACAACTGAATTTATTTCCTGGTGCTAGAGTGCATCCTTTGAAAGGTGACCTGAAAGGATACTGGAGTGCAAGTGTAAGTGGCAACTGGCGAATTATTTTCCGCTACGACGAAGGCGATGTCTATGACGTTGATCTGGTTGATTATCACTGA
- a CDS encoding replication protein RepA codes for MVSRQQQKLLDANKLICDEPDTPANEKAFLARQLVQVTLPHDDPGDVPVWQRRNGNLSMGIRSGWDYENNKPIGYPYGTIPRLLLFWITTEALRKKERRLEIGNSVSEFMRALGLNHQNGGIRSDRKRLENQMERLFKARIIFNRHEQQGNAKGESWADISIAEKGELWWDLSKPQQPGLFNSWIELGESFYQTIKASPVPVDLRALRVLKNSSLALDLYAWSTYRTFTITRRGQEQFISWTALSKQLGGDYTRPRRFKEKAREALRKVQLVYPALRTEELIEKNVSKGLVIKPSQTAVKSR; via the coding sequence ATGGTTAGCCGCCAGCAACAAAAACTCCTCGATGCAAACAAACTAATCTGCGATGAGCCAGACACCCCAGCCAACGAAAAAGCATTTCTAGCCAGACAACTGGTGCAGGTTACACTGCCCCATGATGATCCAGGTGATGTACCAGTATGGCAACGCAGAAACGGTAACCTGAGCATGGGTATTAGATCAGGCTGGGACTATGAGAACAATAAACCCATTGGCTACCCCTACGGCACCATCCCCAGACTACTACTGTTCTGGATCACCACCGAAGCATTGAGGAAAAAAGAACGCCGCCTAGAGATCGGTAACAGCGTCTCTGAATTCATGCGAGCTCTTGGCCTCAACCACCAAAATGGTGGCATTCGTAGCGATCGCAAACGCCTAGAAAACCAGATGGAACGGCTATTCAAAGCCAGGATCATCTTTAACCGCCATGAGCAACAAGGCAACGCCAAAGGCGAATCCTGGGCCGATATCTCGATCGCTGAAAAAGGTGAACTATGGTGGGATTTGAGTAAACCTCAGCAACCTGGATTGTTTAATAGCTGGATTGAACTGGGCGAAAGCTTCTATCAAACAATCAAAGCCTCACCCGTACCGGTAGACCTAAGAGCCCTTAGAGTACTGAAAAACTCCTCCCTGGCTCTGGATTTATATGCCTGGTCAACCTATCGCACCTTTACCATTACCAGACGCGGCCAGGAACAATTCATCAGTTGGACTGCCCTGAGCAAGCAGCTCGGTGGTGACTATACTAGACCAAGGCGATTTAAAGAAAAAGCGCGTGAGGCATTACGCAAAGTACAGCTGGTCTATCCAGCCCTGAGAACTGAAGAGCTGATCGAGAAAAACGTTAGTAAAGGCCTTGTGATCAAGCCAAGCCAAACCGCCGTCAAATCCAGATAA
- a CDS encoding PadR family transcriptional regulator — protein sequence MARNTSDFVLSVIEQEILSTLANNRQIYGFQIAEAVAVASQDKRHIGFGTLYPSLHRMEKKGLIQSCWGNEEEGPRRRYYHLTPKGEKALTEMRIYLDALFEWRAVAEGDDSSEDGHGETIEVASTVKVDTRG from the coding sequence ATGGCCCGTAACACATCAGACTTTGTCCTGTCCGTAATCGAACAGGAAATCCTGTCCACCCTGGCAAATAATCGCCAGATTTATGGCTTTCAGATCGCTGAAGCAGTTGCTGTGGCTAGTCAAGACAAGCGCCATATCGGGTTTGGCACCCTATATCCCAGCCTGCACCGGATGGAGAAAAAGGGATTAATACAATCATGCTGGGGCAATGAAGAAGAGGGGCCAAGGCGCAGGTATTATCACCTCACTCCCAAAGGCGAAAAAGCGCTCACAGAAATGCGGATCTACCTGGATGCGCTTTTTGAGTGGCGGGCGGTGGCTGAAGGCGATGATTCATCTGAGGATGGCCATGGTGAGACGATCGAGGTTGCCTCCACTGTAAAGGTTGATACGAGGGGCTAG
- a CDS encoding HigA family addiction module antitoxin: MMKNPPHPGSVVKELCLDPMELNITDAAKILGIGRPALSAFINGRASLSLDMAIRISKAFGPDLEHLLKMQMYYDLAQAQKRAAEIDVKRYGGITQAEASI; the protein is encoded by the coding sequence ATGATGAAAAACCCACCCCATCCAGGCAGCGTTGTGAAAGAGCTATGTCTTGACCCAATGGAATTAAATATCACCGATGCCGCCAAAATCCTCGGTATCGGTAGGCCAGCCCTGTCAGCCTTTATCAATGGCCGTGCATCCTTATCGCTGGATATGGCGATCCGCATTTCCAAAGCCTTTGGCCCAGACCTAGAACACCTGCTGAAAATGCAAATGTACTACGACCTAGCCCAGGCCCAAAAACGCGCCGCTGAGATCGATGTAAAGCGATATGGTGGCATTACCCAGGCAGAAGCCTCAATCTAG
- a CDS encoding DUF6876 family protein: MSDNPKRQEILSTLGHFCGSETIYRHPLFKGLYYTEGVQYLAEAAGAYWLVEAVFSHQINPKVKSNQALQEFQIWELKVAEDKSAVLTCLQDTDQPILSQEIEYSDFCLSEIKFYLCNNVLMLPSEY, from the coding sequence ATGTCTGATAATCCAAAGCGTCAAGAAATCCTATCAACTCTTGGTCATTTCTGTGGCAGCGAGACAATCTATCGCCACCCACTATTCAAAGGCCTTTACTACACTGAAGGTGTGCAGTATTTGGCCGAAGCGGCAGGTGCATATTGGCTTGTGGAGGCCGTTTTCAGTCACCAGATCAATCCCAAAGTCAAGAGCAATCAAGCCTTGCAAGAATTCCAGATTTGGGAGCTTAAAGTTGCTGAAGACAAATCTGCAGTGTTGACATGTCTGCAGGACACCGATCAGCCGATCCTGTCTCAAGAGATTGAATATAGTGATTTCTGCTTATCTGAGATCAAGTTCTATCTCTGCAATAACGTCCTGATGCTGCCCAGTGAGTATTAG
- the mobQ gene encoding MobQ family relaxase has protein sequence MAIYHFEFKRMSRGKGRNAVACAAYRAGTFIQDSNTGINHDYSRKSGVYGSDILAPDYAPDWAHETKSLWNQVEKSETRSNALVATENLVALPIELTPEQNRQLVRDFVRDAHVPAGRIAEVFYHDLESHNPHAHILLSVRQLENGKFKTKPKAWDQTGLIYKLRESWCAHINQAMEAAGHEIKVDHRSLKERGMDRIPQVHLGPKVCKLEKMGVKTEWGDRYREIEAANQQLDQLNGQIKQVAEEKRKLDAELRELTQANTSSAMEIGSLSESNAKADKDLERTKPQLGAQKSTDILSAVTSAETHNQSQSKARPAGAKPVNALVKRVIPNTTTAAEPRQKLSSKPSVEPKSTSHPVPTDQTPQSQPNQLKSSNQRQKSDLQKITQQVMLSYSGNQATQERDRRLELATQAKATPDRKLPAYKQYFVELGQMIKRKGQGIYHSADRLIAQKLAQRGYSKESIRNAIARASPELMNQAPEGRKSYIRRLVQRVTEKVHSVESKQDVSRNR, from the coding sequence ATGGCAATTTACCACTTTGAATTTAAGCGCATGTCACGTGGGAAAGGCCGTAATGCCGTCGCCTGTGCTGCTTATCGTGCTGGTACGTTTATCCAGGATTCAAACACTGGTATTAACCATGATTACTCGCGCAAAAGTGGGGTTTATGGCTCAGATATTTTGGCACCGGATTATGCTCCAGATTGGGCCCATGAGACTAAATCACTATGGAACCAAGTAGAAAAATCTGAAACACGCTCTAATGCACTGGTAGCGACTGAAAATCTGGTTGCTCTACCAATAGAGCTGACCCCAGAACAAAATCGACAATTAGTCAGAGATTTTGTCAGGGATGCCCATGTGCCAGCAGGTAGGATCGCGGAAGTCTTCTATCACGATTTAGAGTCCCATAATCCCCATGCCCATATCTTGCTCTCTGTACGTCAACTGGAAAATGGCAAGTTTAAAACTAAGCCCAAGGCATGGGATCAAACAGGCCTTATCTATAAACTCCGTGAATCGTGGTGCGCTCATATTAATCAGGCGATGGAAGCAGCTGGACATGAGATCAAGGTAGATCACCGCAGTTTGAAGGAACGGGGGATGGATCGGATTCCGCAGGTTCACCTAGGCCCCAAGGTTTGCAAGCTGGAAAAGATGGGTGTCAAAACTGAGTGGGGCGATCGCTACCGGGAAATTGAGGCAGCTAATCAACAGCTTGATCAGCTCAATGGGCAGATCAAGCAAGTTGCTGAGGAAAAAAGGAAATTGGATGCTGAGCTGCGGGAGTTGACTCAGGCGAATACTTCGTCGGCTATGGAAATTGGTAGTTTAAGTGAATCTAATGCTAAAGCGGATAAGGACTTGGAACGAACCAAGCCCCAGCTCGGGGCCCAAAAGTCAACCGATATATTAAGCGCCGTAACGTCCGCAGAGACGCACAACCAGAGCCAATCCAAAGCAAGGCCCGCAGGAGCCAAGCCCGTAAATGCGCTCGTAAAGCGAGTTATCCCCAATACCACAACAGCTGCAGAGCCCAGGCAGAAACTTTCCTCAAAGCCTTCCGTAGAGCCCAAGTCAACTTCACACCCCGTCCCTACCGACCAAACACCCCAGAGCCAACCAAACCAGCTAAAATCCAGCAACCAGCGCCAGAAGTCAGACCTCCAGAAGATAACTCAGCAAGTGATGCTTTCTTACTCTGGCAATCAAGCCACTCAAGAACGTGATCGCCGCCTTGAATTAGCTACCCAAGCCAAAGCTACACCTGATCGTAAATTACCCGCCTACAAGCAGTATTTTGTCGAACTAGGCCAGATGATTAAGCGCAAGGGACAAGGTATTTACCATAGTGCAGATCGGCTGATTGCTCAAAAACTGGCGCAGCGCGGTTACAGCAAGGAATCAATTCGCAATGCCATAGCTAGAGCTAGCCCTGAACTGATGAATCAGGCTCCTGAAGGTAGAAAATCCTACATCCGTCGCCTTGTGCAACGGGTTACCGAAAAAGTGCACAGTGTAGAATCTAAGCAGGATGTTTCGCGTAATAGGTAG
- a CDS encoding type II toxin-antitoxin system ParD family antitoxin: protein MGMVKKSISVTDQQDSWVKAQIQSGNYGNESEVFRDLIRERVTRDAEVEAIRAALIVGEQSGISDRTPDQIMNAVIERKRKNGQL, encoded by the coding sequence ATGGGCATGGTCAAAAAAAGCATTTCCGTTACAGATCAGCAAGATAGCTGGGTCAAAGCCCAGATCCAATCTGGTAACTATGGTAATGAAAGTGAAGTATTCCGCGATCTCATCCGTGAGCGTGTTACCCGTGATGCTGAGGTAGAAGCAATCCGTGCTGCCTTAATTGTTGGTGAGCAAAGTGGTATCAGTGATCGCACACCAGATCAGATTATGAATGCTGTGATCGAGCGAAAGCGTAAAAATGGGCAGCTATAG
- a CDS encoding type II toxin-antitoxin system ParD family antitoxin encodes MATTRKTITLTQQQDEWVKAQIAQGDYSNDSEYFRDLIRRDQSSKKAESKLRQLLDKAEASGISESTLAEVWTEAELRHQAKLEKLHQDTLLGIEQLERGEYDELDDNSLDAYAQEIKNNGRRGKSTSKKRGKV; translated from the coding sequence ATGGCAACTACCCGCAAGACAATCACCCTCACCCAGCAACAAGACGAATGGGTCAAAGCGCAGATCGCCCAAGGTGACTACAGTAATGACAGCGAATATTTCCGTGACCTGATCCGCCGCGACCAGTCCAGCAAGAAAGCAGAATCAAAACTACGTCAGCTACTGGATAAAGCCGAAGCCAGTGGCATTAGTGAAAGCACCCTGGCGGAAGTATGGACCGAGGCAGAACTACGACACCAGGCCAAACTAGAAAAACTACACCAAGATACCCTACTTGGAATTGAGCAACTTGAACGCGGCGAATACGATGAACTGGACGATAACTCTCTGGATGCTTACGCCCAGGAAATAAAAAATAATGGCCGTCGCGGGAAATCAACATCAAAAAAACGCGGCAAGGTATGA